A genomic segment from Glycine soja cultivar W05 chromosome 18, ASM419377v2, whole genome shotgun sequence encodes:
- the LOC114396801 gene encoding uncharacterized protein LOC114396801, producing MQHRKLTSGRPSGTDGSDYSYRMVVDSRYQLVAKGKKYLSLHFITEAVLLLIGATLAYLPGIEADAPNTVAYSSVIVSVVSLIIGNIGRRRSRSGLLRFYAVVSSIVMLLLIASLATQHLLLKAIQDSKLWRTGKYDVNDLSHFQIGLLLYMVTLSVLKLCTVKAVAFLLFNMVPPKKTS from the exons ATGCAGCATAGAAAATTGACTTCTGGAAGGCCTTCTGGAACTGATGGCTCTGATTACTCCTACCGTATGGTAGTTGATTCAA GGTATCAACTGGTTGCAAAGGGGAAGAAATACCTGTCTCTGCACTTTATCACTGAG GCTGTGTTGCTGTTAATAGGAGCAACACTTGCATATTTACCAGGAATAGAAGCAGATGCTCCAAATACAGTTGCCTATTCATCTGTTATTGTTAGTGTTGTTTCACTAATAATTGGGAATATAG GTCGAAGACGAAGCCGGTCCGGTTTGTTGAGATTTTATGCTGTTGTATCATCTATAGTGATGCTACTCTTGATTGCTTCTCTTGCCACGCAGCATTTGCTTCTGAAG GCTATCCAGGATTCTAAACTTTGGAGAACAGGGAAGTATGATGTCAATGATTTATCGCATTTTCAAATTG GTTTGCTGTTATACATGGTAACCTTATCCGTGCTTAAGCTTTGTACCGTCAAAGCAGTTGCTTTCCTTCTCTTTAACATGGTGCCCCCCAAGAAAACCTCTTAG
- the LOC114397395 gene encoding protein LTO1 homolog: MDDLFDSSLNLEDTHYKEGYDEGYSHGLVTGKEEARQVGLKVGFEVGEELGFYRGCVEIWTSAIRLDPTCFSPRAKTFICQMEELIQKYPLMDPENAQVQEIMDSLRLKFKMACSSLHVKLEYNGYPKSSTEVNDIQF; encoded by the coding sequence ATGGATGACTTGTTTGATTCTTCGCTGAACTTGGAGGACACCCATTACAAGGAAGGCTATGACGAAGGCTACAGCCATGGCCTTGTCACTGGCAAGGAAGAAGCTAGGCAGGTTGGCCTCAAGGTTGGCTTTGAGGTTGGCGAGGAGCTTGGTTTCTATAGGGGTTGTGTCGAAATCTGGACTTCTGCGATCCGGCTCGACCCAACCTGTTTCTCTCCACGGGCTAAAACATTTATTTGCCAGATGGAGGAGTTGATCCAGAAATACCCTCTCATGGATCCAGAAAATGCACAAGTGCAAGAGATCATGGATAGCCTCAGGCTCAAGTTCAAGATGGCTTGTTCTTCCTTGCATGTCAAACTTGAGTATAATGGGTATCCCAAATCTTCTACGGAGGTCAATGATATTCAATTCTGA
- the LOC114396681 gene encoding AT-rich interactive domain-containing protein 1-like yields MMSNGDPLDLYKLFMVVKEKGGYDAVCKNKLWDLVGEEYGLGVKVGSSAELVYSKHLSSLEACLKNATDGKFPECGLIDDRVKFHKHLMEAQAESLLDDSGEEEAGDELERIVCDCKDGRKLCGSNRVKYVKPESNVAELERVYEYLDETKSCVSDSVKGKKSDSNGDEFDNVCDFLDGRELCDTNRVKGVSPESNGDKKVQSKGLVDLDMLDNGTDEHIIRNLCSLNTERNILEEFDGGKILTVDASDAESNMPRLSDGSKCCDNDDDDDSDEVLILDPSGVDKEIFGRKRKRESKSEMLSWITSIAKNPCDSTVGSIPEKSKWKFYSSQEIWKQVLLFREAVFLKKDFETTSEQLNWQGQKMHPSMYDDRVGAMYNLRQRLKCDKRVLLGKTTSGGVSLASSGGTHVDLERTPSSHAEDRAEKLLPDSGTAHSSLDRCARVHIPLGPNHQAEVPEWTVITYEVDSKWLGTQIWPPKTVNSKCRLFERDPIGEGRQNSCGCQVQGSVECVRFHIAKRRAKVKLELGEAFHQWNLHKVGEEVGGSWTEQEEKKFKDVVKSNPASLDKCFWDHLFKTFPKKSREDLVSYYFNVFLLQRRAYQNRHTPDNIDSDDDESEFTPLRKVFGHQTPKPRSFTLLSPKKATFKRENNK; encoded by the exons ATGATGAGTAATGGTGATCCATTGGATTTGTATAAGCTTTTCATGGTGGTGAAGGAGAAGGGTGGTTATGATGCTGTTTGTAAGAACAAGTTGTGGGATTTGGTGGGGGAAGAATATGGGTTGGGTGTGAAGGTTGGTTCCTCTGCTGAACTTGTTTATAGTAAACATTTGAGTTCTCTAGAGGCATGCTTAAAGAATGCTACTGATGGTAAGTTCCCTGAGTGTGGTTTAATAGATGATAGAGTTAAGTTTCACAAGCATTTGATGGAGGCGCAAGCTGAATCCTTGTTGGATGACTCTGGTGAGGAAGAGGCGGGGGATGAACTCGAGAGGATAGTGTGTGACTGTAAGGATGGGAGGAAGTTGTGTGGTAGTAATAGAGTGAAGTATGTGAAACCGGAGTCAAATGTGGCTGAACTCGAGAGGGTATATGAGTATTTAGATGAAACGAAGTCGTGTGTTAGTGATAGTGTGAAGGGCAAGAAATCAGATTCTAATGGGGATGAATTTGATAATGTATGTGACTTTCTAGATGGGAGGGAGTTGTGTGATACTAATAGGGTGAAGGGTGTGAGTCCAGAGTCTAATGGGGACAAGAAAGTTCAGAGCAAAGGACTTGTTGATTTGGATATGCTGGACAATGGGACGGATGAGCATATTATCAGAAACTTGTGCAGTCTTAATACTGAGAGGAATATACTGGAAGAGTTTGATGGGGGGAAAATATTAACTGTGGATGCATCTGATGCAGAGAGCAACATGCCTAGATTGTCGGATGGAAGCAAGTGCtgtgataatgatgatgatgatgatagtgATGAAGTCTTGATATTGGATCCATCTGGTGTTGACAAAGAGATATTTGGTCGTAAGAGGAAGAGAGAGTCTAAGTCAGAAATGCTAAGTTGGATTACTAGCATTGCTAAAAATCCTTGTGATTCCACAGTCGGTTCGATTCCTGAAAAGTCTAAGTGGAAGTTTTACAGTAGTCAGGAGATCTGGAAGCAGGTTTTGTTGTTTCGAGAAGCTGTCTTTCTGAAGAAAGATTTTGAGACAACCAGTGAACAGCTTAATTGGCAG GGACAGAAAATGCATCCTTCTATGTATGATGATCGTGTTGGGGCAATGTACAATCTTAGACAGAGGTTGAAATGTGACAAGAGAGTTTTATTGGGAAAAACTACATCTGGAGGAGTCTCCTTAGCTTCATCTGGAGGAACACATGTGGATTTGGAGAGGACCCCAAGTTCTCATGCTGAAGATCGTGCTGAGAAATTGTTACCTGACTCCGGTACTGCTCACTCAAGCCTTGATAGATGTGCCAGAGTGCACATCCCTTTGGGGCCAAACCATCAAGCTGAAGTGCCAGAATGGACTGTCATAACTTATGAGGTTGATTCAAAGTGGTTGGGGACCCAAATATGGCCTCCAAAAACTGTAAATTCCAAATGTCGTCTTTTTGAAAGGGACCCCATTGGAGAGGGAAGACAAAATTCATGTGGCTGCCAAGTACAAGGTTCTGTTGAGTGTGTCCGGTTCCACATTGCTAAGAGAAGGGCTAAAGTTAAGTTGGAATTGGGTGAGGCGTTTCACCAATGGAATTTACATAAGGTAGGTGAAGAAGTTGGGGGTTCATGGACAGAGCAAGAagagaagaagttcaaagatgTGGTGAAATCAAACCCTGCTTCACTTGATAAATGTTTTTGGGATCATCTTTTCAAAACATTTCCTAAGAAGAGCAGAGAAGATTTAGTCAGCTACTATTTCAATGTCTTTCTTTTGCAGCGCAGAGCATATCAGAATAGGCATACTCCTGATAACATTGACagtgatgatgatgaatcagaATTCACACCATTGAGGAAAGTTTTTGGACATCAAACACCAAAACCTCGCAGCTTCACCTTGTTATCCCCCAAAAAAGCCACATtcaaaagggaaaataacaAGTGA
- the LOC114397728 gene encoding ubiquitin-conjugating enzyme E2 4-like → MSSPSKRREMDLMKLMMSDYKVEMINDGMQEFYVQFHGPNDSPYHGGVWKVRVELPDAYPYKSPSIGFINKIYHPNVDEMSGSVCLDVINQTWSPMFDLVNVFEVFLPQLLLYPNPSDPLNGEAAALMMRDRPSYEQRVKEYCEKYAKPEDIGEATEEKSSDEEMSEDEYDSSDEQVVGKADP, encoded by the exons ATGTCTTCCCCAAGCAAGCGCCGAGAGATGGACTTGATGAAACT GATGATGAGTGATTACAAGGTGGAGATGATTAATGATGGAATGCAAGAATTTTATGTGCAATTTCATGGACCCAATGACA GTCCTTATCATGGTGGTGTGTGGAAAGTAAGAGTTGAGTTGCCGGATGCTTATCCTTACAAATCTCCTTCCATTGGCTTTATCAACAAGATCTATCACCCAAATGTTGATGAGAT GTCAGGATCAGTTTGTCTGGATGTTATCAATCAAACCTGGAGTCCCATGTTTG ATCTTGTTAATGTGTTTGAGGTGTTTCTACCTCAACTTCTGCTGTATCCCAATCCATCAGACCCCTTGAATGGAGAAGCTGCAGCTTTAATGATGCGTGATCGACCAAGTTATGAACAAAGGGTTAAAG AGTACTGTGAAAAGTATGCTAAACCTGAAGACATAGGGGAAGCCACAGAAGAGAAATCCAGCGATGAGGAGATGAGTGAAGATGAATATGACTCTAGTGATGAACAGGTTGTTGGTAAAGCAGACCCCTAG